CCTGCGCGAACGGATCGTCTTCATCGACAACGTCAACGAAGACCAACAGATCGCCGACAGCCAGGACGAAATGATTGGCAAGCGCTGCCGCATCGCCATGCGCAAGAACGTCCCCATCCAATGGAATTTTCTTGAAACCAACTTTATATTGAATCGTGGAGATTGGGTGAACCTGATCGTCCGCAACGGCGGATTGACCATGCAAACTATGGCCAAAGCCCAAGGCCGTGGAGCGCCGGGAGACGTCATCCCCGTCAAAATGGATAAAACGGGACAACTGGTAAAAGCAAAGATCATCAACCGGGATTACGTCATCTTCGCCTCTTAGTAAAAAAAAGGACAAGGGGACTGTGGGACAGGGAGACAAGGTGACCACTATTTTCTCTTGAGCAACCCATCAGTCCTTTTCATCATTCATCATTCATCATTCATCATTCATCATTCCAAGGGAGTTGTATAATGTATCGTATAAAATGGATGTATCTAGCGGCGGTTATATTCGCGTCGATTGGCGCAATTCCGATCGAAGCCAAATCGCTATGGACAAGCGATTCGCCATTGAATTTCATGATGGCGGATGGCAACGCTTCCAAGGTGGGAGAAATCCTCACCATCATCGTTCAGGAAGAAAACAAGGCCAACGATTCCGCCGACTCGCAGGGAGCGCGCAAACACTCGATGAACGGCGTCTTGGGCATGGTCTTCAATAACAAATTCATGCAAAAAGTATTCGGAAGCGCCGACGAAGCGCCATCGTTAAAATGGGATTCCAGCAATCAATTCGAAGGCGACTCGGCGGTGGATCGATCCAGCACCTTCCAAACGAGAATCGCCGCCACCGTCGTACGCATCGATCCCGCCGGGAATTATCTGGTGGAAGCTCGTAAAACTCTCCGCGTTGGCGAAGAGAATAAGACCATCATTCTCTCCGGCAAAGTGCGGCCGAGAGACATCATCAACAACACTGTCTATTCCCACCAGGTCGCCGACGCGGAAATCAGTTATCTCGGCAATGGTACGCTGTCGAAATACAATAATCCCAATATCTTTCAACGTTTCTTGAATTTCTTGTTCTAAGACGCTGCGGCAAAAGGACGACAATCATGAATACCCTGCGACGAACGATTGGACTGGCGAAATCGGGAATCCGCCGCGCCGTCTCCAGCGGATGCGTTCTGACGGCGCTTCTATTATGGCTGGCCGCCGCTTTTGAGGCGCAAGGCCAACCCATCGTTTCGCGCATCAAGGATATCGCCGAACTGGACGGCGTGCAGGAAAACGTATTGATCGGCTACGGATTAGTGGCCGGACTGAACGGAACCGGCGATGGACGCCGGGGCTTCACCGCCCAATCGCTTAACAACATGATAGCGGGAATGGGCATCAACGTCGTCCCGCCGGAAACGATCACCACGGAAATCGTTCCGGATAACGTAGCGGCGGTGCTGGTGATGTCCTCGCTGCCGCCGTTCGCTCGCCCCGGAACCAAAATCGACGCCACCGTTTTCACCATCGGTCGCGCGGAAAGTCTGCAAGGCGGGACGCTGTTCCCCACACCCCTTAAGGGCGCGGACGGCCAATTCCACGGCATGGCCTACGGTCCCCTTTCCATCGGCGGCTTCAGAGCCGCGGCCGGCGGCGGCGGAGCTGGCGCGGCGGGCGGCGCCTCCATCCAGGAAAATCATCCTGTCGTAGGCCGCATCGCCAACGGCGTCATGGTGGAAGGCGAACCGGTCTTTCAAGAAGTCTTACAGCAAGGAAATTCGTTGCGCTGGCTGCTGTATCAACCCGATTTCAAAACCGCTTCCAATGTCCAGCGCAAGATCAATTCCATGGCTAGCGCCAACATCGCCGTCGCCGAAGACGCCGGAGCCGTGCGCGTCGATCTGAACGCGGACGCGGAAGGCCATATTCTATTGGGCAACCAATCCTTCGATTCGCTGGTGGACGCCATCGCCTTCATCGACGACGCCCTGGTGGAGACCGACAAGAAAGCCAAGATCGTCATCAACGAAAGAACCGGAACCATCGTGGCGGGCCACGATATCCGCGTGCATAACGTCGTAATCTCGCATGGATCGCTGCGCATCACGATCCAAAACGTTCCCGACGTGACGGCGCTCGGCTTCGGCCAGGGTATGCAAACCTTGCAGCCGACGGTCAGCGCCCAACAAGGCGCCAACCAGATCGCCATTATTCAAGGTACGACGTTAGGCGACGTCGTCAGCCAACTCAACGCTCTCGGATATACGCCGCGCGACCTGATCGCCATCTTGCAAGCCATGGCCGCCCAAGGCGCCATCAAAGCGGAAATCGAGATTATTTAACAATAGGCGGCGCAACCAAATTCCCTCGCCCTCCGGGAGAGGGCTAGGGTGAGGGGCAGGACGGCAGGGCGCCAAGCGTAAGGTTGTTTTTGCCCTTGAGAAAATAGCAGGAAGGACAAATTTAAATGGATCCTCTCGACTCGATGAATCTATCCGCCGCCGCCGCCGATCGTACGGACGGCCAACTGGAATCCTTGCGCATGATGTCGCTTCAGGGCAAGAGCAAGTTGACGGATAAGCGCATGAAGGAGATTGGCGACGAGTTCGAGACCCTGCTCTTCCGGCAACTATTGAAGGAGATGCGCAAAACCATCCCCAAAGACGGAATTTTCGAGCAATCCCACGCCACGGAAATGTATAACGATATCGGCGACGACTTTCTCGCCAAGCAATTGGCCGAAGGCCAGGAATTCGGCATCGATAAGCAGATTTACGACGAGTTGAAAGAAAAGAACGATAAAACCGCCGAACCCGATCAAGCGCCGGACGCCTCCTTCAAATCCCTGAATAAGAAAGGCGAGGGAACGCCGCAATTCATTCCCTTAAACCAAAAGCGCGACCGTTTCTTCCCCATTCATTCTCAACCCAAAATGATGGACCTGAACCGGAAAGAATACGACTTTATGCCCTTAGCTTCGCGTCCCCGGATACCGTCGGATAAGATCAAGAACGAATGAAAGTGAAAAAGCCATGAACCTGCAAGCGCTGATTCAAATCCTCCATAAAGAACAAAGCCTTCACGAAAAAATGCTGTTGGCCAAAACCGACGAACAACGCTGCCTGGCGCTGGGCGCCGCCATTCCTCTGCTCGGCAGCGCCGAGCGCTTGAACGACCTGGCGGAAGAGACGTGGGAACTGGAAAAAAAGCGCATAGCGTTGACCCAAGAGATCGCTCGATCTCTAAACGTAACGGTTGAGAAGCCGACATTGAAGGATATTCTCGACGCGCTGCCGCCAGAGGAACGGGGGGAATTGGAAGAGGCGCGGGCGGCGTTGAAAAAAGTCATTGTCCGGCTGCAGGAAGCGAACCGCATGAACGCCATTTTGTTGCAGCGATCCACGGAAACGTTCAACCGCGAATTCGCCCATCTCCTGCAAAACCGCGAAAGCGGCGTCTACACTCAAACCGGCGTTCGCGCCAAATGCAAAAACGGCCGGGGAAGCCTTAACCTGCGCGCCTAGCGCTTTATTTCATTTGAAATTGTTCCCTCGCCTTTCGGGAGGGTTAGGGTGAGGGGATTAATTCGGCGGGGCGGCAAGTCATCCCAGCCTTGAAAGGCTGGGCTATTATCAAATGCCCCTTTAAAGGGGCAAACGACAATACCCCGCCGTTGAAACGGCGGGGTGTCGGGTGGCAAGGGCAAGGATGTTTCTGCCCTCGAAATATCCCCTGCATTTTTTTTCATCATTCATCATTCATCATTCATCATTCATCATTATTTTCCCACCCGAAACCGAGCGTTCTTATCCATCCATAAAGGAATCACGGCGAGAAGAAGCATGGCGTCGCGCAGCAATACGCCTGTTCCCACAAGCTCCGCGTCCGACGTGCCGAAGCAGCCGCATTGGATATCCAATCCCCGCAGAATGGCGGATTCGATCGCCGCAAGGAAGACCAGCAGCAATAACGTGGTTATGGCGAGAGCGCCGTCGAAGCACAATCCCAAGATCAAGCCAATCCCCGCTAATAATTCCACCGGCGGTAAAATCATCGCAACGATATTGACCAGGGAATCGGGAAGCAGGCGGTAATTGGCGATCGCGCGGGCCATACCGGGCATGTCGAACAACTTGGCTGCCCCCGCATAAATCAGGACTCCCCCCAAAAACAAGCGCAATGCCAAGCAGAAATAGGGATTCGTCAATCCCACGGCGATCTTGCTTGATGGACGAACCATTTCCATTTGCATCTCGTCAATTTCCATATCCGCCCTCTTCCTTCTCCTCCAGCCGCTGATCCCTTTTTTTAGGATGACGATTTCTCGTTGGGAAATTTCTCCTTCTCCCACTCTTGCCATCCGCCGGGAAAGAGTAGGAGTTTTTCAAAGCCGAGATCGGCTAATTGTTGGATGACCTCATGGCTCTGGTCGCATTCCCCTCCCTGGCAATAGACGATGAGAGGAATATCGCGAGGCAGATTGTCGGCGAATTCCTGAAAGGATTTGCGAAATTCGCTGGCGGGAATATTGACGGCGCCGGGCAGATGTCCGGCTTCGAATTCATTGGCGTCGCGGGCGTCGATGAGAATCGCCGAACCGTCTTGAATATGCTGCAAGACGGTTTGGGCGTCCGCGGCCGGCCATTTTTCCTCCATGCTCTTCGGCGGACGGATCCAAGGAATCGGCTGGCTGGAAAGCGCATTGACTGCCGCGCCGATAATCGCGCCGATGGCGATAAGGATAAACGATTGCGCAAACGCCCGGTAAAAACGCCGCATAATCTCCGCCTTATTCATCTATTTCGACGACGCCTTCACAATGAGATGCGTAGGGTGGGCTCAAAGCGAAGCGTAGCCCACCAAGTTTCGTAGAGTGGGCTCAAAGCGAAGCGTAGCCCACCAAGGGAGACAAGTCCCAAAGTCCCAAAGTCTTGTCCATAATTCATCTAATTCGACGACGCTTTCACAATGAGCGAATAAGGAATCGTCGCTACAGGCTCCTCCGGGCAATTGGTTTTGATTTGTATCGTGCCGGATCGATAGCCCGTTGTTTCCGGTGCGGCGACGGTGAGAGAAACCCGCACCCCTCCCTCTTGGGTCTTCCCCATGATTTTACCGGTAACGGCGAGGGTATCCGATGCGATCTCCCCAATCTCCAATTCGCCTTCGCTGCCCGGCTTGTTCAACGATATCGACACTTCGCGCGAGGCCATATCGCCCGCGGCGACGCCGCCGAAGAAAATCCGCGTCGGTACGAACTTGACATAGCCCACGATATTGGCGGTGATATCCGCCTGATAATAGGATTGCATCGGATGATCGGTCTTGAGTTCCAGCGTATCGCTCAAGAGTTGCTTGGTTTTATTCGCCTTGACGGTAACGGCGATGGGAATGCCCTCCGGCGTGGGATCGCCGATTTTCACGGATACCAGATCGGGATGATTCACCTTGAAGCCGACGATGCGAAAGGGTTCATTATCGATGTTTTTCATCGTCAACTGCATACTTTTTTCCGAGTCGAAAGGAACCTCCCCCATAGCGAAATCGGATTGGGGCGAGAAAGACCAAACGTTGCGCACGTTGGCGATCGTATCCAATGTAACGTCGGGATTATTGGGATCGTTGGAAGAGACAATGGACGATTTGGCCATTTTCATCGTCGTAATACCCGCCGTCATGGTAACGGAAACAACGCCGGTGGCGCTTGCTGGGATGGCCGTAGCGGAAATCACGGCGGCGGTGCATCCGCAGGTAGTTCTTACTTTGGAATCGATGATAAGAGGTTCGTTTCCCATGTTGGTAAAAACGAAATGATGAACCAATTTGGAATTGGGCGGCACGGTGCCAAAATCGTAAGAGCGCGCTTTGAATTCGATGCGAGGTTGCGCCAATGCCGGAACCGCGGTAACGGCGGCGCATAACGCAAGCGTCAACAGTATGGGAATATAACGCATAATCATTTTCATCCTTTACCATAAGAATTCATGGCCATATTCCAGCCTCATCAAAATAGTAGCATTCTCCCTCCAAAGAACCAAGCGGATGGAAGGAATGATGAGTGATGAATGATGAATGATGAATGAGATCGTAGGATGGGTCGCGTTGTTTGACCCATCGACGAGGCGGGTGGCAAGGGCAAGGTTTTTTTGCCCTTGAATTTTCGTTCATCGCTCCTTTTTGTCATATCGATAAAAACAAATGGGGCGAGAAACGTACCCCAGCCCGCTTTACTCATCATTCATCATTTCAAAGTATTTCCCGCAGCGTTTCATCCGCCGCCAACACGGCGTTCAGGAGCGAGTGAAAGCGGGATTGGATTCGTCGCCGTTGTCGTTCTTCATCCTCATTGGCGGGACCGAGTTTTAAGAATTCGAAGAGTTGCTTGGGAGCGGCGTATTCGATCAAGTATTCCGCCGCCGGTTCGGCGAAGATTTTTTCCTGGCAATTCGCCAATTGCTTTTGCAGAGAAGGAATATCCATCCCGCCGTTTTTCTCCAGCCATTGCAGCCCTTCGCGCGCCATCTCCGCGCGCTGGGCGACGAGGCGGCGCAACAGTTCCTGAACCGGACGATCTTCAGGAGGTTTCCATGAATCCATGCGGCGGCGAAATTCATCCATCAGCGAGAGAACCGAAACGTCGCTTTCCTGTTCAATGACTTCCGCCAGCGTCATGATTTGCGTGCCCTGAATTTTCGCGCCGCCTTCGGTGGCGTCGATCACGGGCGTTGCAAAGCCGCGAAGGTCCTGCTCGATGGCCCGCAGATAGACGAGCAGGTTATGCACGGTAGGAACGGGGCGCCCGTCGATTCCCTCGACCCAAAAGAGCGTTTCCCGATGCCAACGATCTTCCGGTCCGATGAGGGGCACGTCTACGTGTTCTTCATCGCCATCCAGATAACGCGCCGTGCGGCAGAGCGCCGTCTCGGCGGCGTGAGTGCGGCCGCTCTGCGGATCGAGCGCCAAATCCTGCCCCACGAGAATCAGCGGCGAGCAGCCCCAATAGTGCGCCAGCCAGAATCCCGCCTGAGAGACCATCAGTCCCTTTTTGACGACGCCCTTGCCGCCCATCGTCCGATCCAGCCAGGCGAAGAAGGGATGCTTGTCCGTCATATAGGCTAAGCGAGTGGGAAATTTCGCCACGATTTCGGGACGGGATTCGGGATCGAAGGCGAGGATGGATTCCGGGCCGTATTCCGCGGCGGGGAAATGCTTCTCGTTCAACTCCGTAGGATCGACGGTAACGATGAAATGGGGATGGATGTTTTTCCGCCGCAGCATTTCGTAAGCCGTATCGCAGGCGATCAGCAGAAAACGATCCTGCGCTTCGCTCAGCCGATCGATGTTCTTCGATAAGGAAGGCCCAGCGGCGACGATGATAGCGGGGACGTTGCGAAACAATCCATCCGCTGCCAAGGCGCCGGGAGTTTGCGCTATCGTCTTTATATTCCCCAACAGATTGCGCAGACATAGCGGACCATCGCGGAATTTGGTAATCAATCCGCTTTGGCCGAAGCGCAAGATTTCTTGAATCGCTTTTCTTGCCCAAGCAACCCATTCGGGAAAGGCGCCCGCGCTGGCGGGAACCTCGAT
The sequence above is drawn from the Candidatus Omnitrophota bacterium genome and encodes:
- a CDS encoding flagellar basal body L-ring protein FlgH translates to MYRIKWMYLAAVIFASIGAIPIEAKSLWTSDSPLNFMMADGNASKVGEILTIIVQEENKANDSADSQGARKHSMNGVLGMVFNNKFMQKVFGSADEAPSLKWDSSNQFEGDSAVDRSSTFQTRIAATVVRIDPAGNYLVEARKTLRVGEENKTIILSGKVRPRDIINNTVYSHQVADAEISYLGNGTLSKYNNPNIFQRFLNFLF
- a CDS encoding flagellar basal body P-ring protein FlgI; translation: MNTLRRTIGLAKSGIRRAVSSGCVLTALLLWLAAAFEAQGQPIVSRIKDIAELDGVQENVLIGYGLVAGLNGTGDGRRGFTAQSLNNMIAGMGINVVPPETITTEIVPDNVAAVLVMSSLPPFARPGTKIDATVFTIGRAESLQGGTLFPTPLKGADGQFHGMAYGPLSIGGFRAAAGGGGAGAAGGASIQENHPVVGRIANGVMVEGEPVFQEVLQQGNSLRWLLYQPDFKTASNVQRKINSMASANIAVAEDAGAVRVDLNADAEGHILLGNQSFDSLVDAIAFIDDALVETDKKAKIVINERTGTIVAGHDIRVHNVVISHGSLRITIQNVPDVTALGFGQGMQTLQPTVSAQQGANQIAIIQGTTLGDVVSQLNALGYTPRDLIAILQAMAAQGAIKAEIEII
- a CDS encoding rod-binding protein, which encodes MDPLDSMNLSAAAADRTDGQLESLRMMSLQGKSKLTDKRMKEIGDEFETLLFRQLLKEMRKTIPKDGIFEQSHATEMYNDIGDDFLAKQLAEGQEFGIDKQIYDELKEKNDKTAEPDQAPDASFKSLNKKGEGTPQFIPLNQKRDRFFPIHSQPKMMDLNRKEYDFMPLASRPRIPSDKIKNE
- a CDS encoding flagellar protein FlgN; translated protein: MNLQALIQILHKEQSLHEKMLLAKTDEQRCLALGAAIPLLGSAERLNDLAEETWELEKKRIALTQEIARSLNVTVEKPTLKDILDALPPEERGELEEARAALKKVIVRLQEANRMNAILLQRSTETFNREFAHLLQNRESGVYTQTGVRAKCKNGRGSLNLRA
- a CDS encoding MauE/DoxX family redox-associated membrane protein is translated as MEIDEMQMEMVRPSSKIAVGLTNPYFCLALRLFLGGVLIYAGAAKLFDMPGMARAIANYRLLPDSLVNIVAMILPPVELLAGIGLILGLCFDGALAITTLLLLVFLAAIESAILRGLDIQCGCFGTSDAELVGTGVLLRDAMLLLAVIPLWMDKNARFRVGK
- a CDS encoding rhodanese-like domain-containing protein encodes the protein MRRFYRAFAQSFILIAIGAIIGAAVNALSSQPIPWIRPPKSMEEKWPAADAQTVLQHIQDGSAILIDARDANEFEAGHLPGAVNIPASEFRKSFQEFADNLPRDIPLIVYCQGGECDQSHEVIQQLADLGFEKLLLFPGGWQEWEKEKFPNEKSSS
- a CDS encoding DUF1573 domain-containing protein; translation: MRYIPILLTLALCAAVTAVPALAQPRIEFKARSYDFGTVPPNSKLVHHFVFTNMGNEPLIIDSKVRTTCGCTAAVISATAIPASATGVVSVTMTAGITTMKMAKSSIVSSNDPNNPDVTLDTIANVRNVWSFSPQSDFAMGEVPFDSEKSMQLTMKNIDNEPFRIVGFKVNHPDLVSVKIGDPTPEGIPIAVTVKANKTKQLLSDTLELKTDHPMQSYYQADITANIVGYVKFVPTRIFFGGVAAGDMASREVSISLNKPGSEGELEIGEIASDTLAVTGKIMGKTQEGGVRVSLTVAAPETTGYRSGTIQIKTNCPEEPVATIPYSLIVKASSN
- a CDS encoding 6-hydroxymethylpterin diphosphokinase MptE-like protein, with translation MTLYENNLHLLRQKNLELAHRIQSGEEDARISLQTTQASEPTLIVHTSNQALALHHPGDPLAYSREFLAQIPQLDAAHNVILMGCGLGYLPLLLLQRRPAVRNFLIFEPSLTVFRAAMQSVDLQPLLQHPSVQFVVGAEPPETKRILIDKLMDFMANPPLLIEVPASAGAFPEWVAWARKAIQEILRFGQSGLITKFRDGPLCLRNLLGNIKTIAQTPGALAADGLFRNVPAIIVAAGPSLSKNIDRLSEAQDRFLLIACDTAYEMLRRKNIHPHFIVTVDPTELNEKHFPAAEYGPESILAFDPESRPEIVAKFPTRLAYMTDKHPFFAWLDRTMGGKGVVKKGLMVSQAGFWLAHYWGCSPLILVGQDLALDPQSGRTHAAETALCRTARYLDGDEEHVDVPLIGPEDRWHRETLFWVEGIDGRPVPTVHNLLVYLRAIEQDLRGFATPVIDATEGGAKIQGTQIMTLAEVIEQESDVSVLSLMDEFRRRMDSWKPPEDRPVQELLRRLVAQRAEMAREGLQWLEKNGGMDIPSLQKQLANCQEKIFAEPAAEYLIEYAAPKQLFEFLKLGPANEDEERQRRRIQSRFHSLLNAVLAADETLREIL